One genomic segment of Pseudomonas fortuita includes these proteins:
- the rpoZ gene encoding DNA-directed RNA polymerase subunit omega: MARVTVEDCLEHVDNRFELVMLSTKRARQLATGGKEPRVAWENDKPTVVALREIAEGIVTNEFIAAEEIVTEDPVFAAFEDENNEAV; this comes from the coding sequence ATGGCCCGCGTAACTGTTGAAGACTGCCTGGAACACGTGGATAACCGCTTCGAGCTGGTCATGCTCTCGACCAAGCGCGCTCGCCAGCTGGCGACCGGCGGCAAAGAACCACGCGTTGCGTGGGAAAACGACAAGCCGACCGTTGTTGCCCTGCGTGAAATCGCCGAAGGCATCGTCACCAACGAGTTCATCGCCGCTGAAGAGATCGTCACCGAGGATCCGGTCTTCGCCGCCTTCGAGGACGAGAACAACGAGGCTGTCTGA